The DNA region CGCCTGCGTCACCGTGATCTGGTCGTTCATGAGCGGCTGCACGGCGGCCTGGTTCACCTGCTCGCCGACCGGCGCCATCACGAACACGGTGAGGAACAGCGAGAGGCCGATCAGGATCTGGTTGGACGGCGCTTCCTGGGTGCCGAGCGCCTGCCGCAGGAAGTGGAAGACGATGACGATGCGCGTGAACGCGGTCATCGTCATCAGGATGGCCGGGATGAAGCTGAGGAGCGTCAGCAGCAGCACGACCTGCAGCGGCGCCGAGATCGCGCCGATGCCGTCGATGTCGATGCGGGTGTTGCCGGCAGCCTGCGCGAGCACCGGCGCGGCCAGCGCCGCCCACACCGCCAGGGTGGCTGCTGCGGTGACCAGGACGCGGCGCATCACGCCTGCCCCCTTGCCGACGGCGCCTGGCCGACCTGCGCCGCGAGGGTGTCGGCAAAGGCGGCACCGGCCGCCAGCTCGGTGACCAGCGAGACGTGCATGGGCGTCACGCCGAGCAGCAACCGGCGCCCCTCGACCTGCACGATCACGAGCTGGCGGCGATCGCCCAGCCCCACGGCGGTCTCCACCTGCACGGCGCGGGCGCCCTTGCGCCCGCCCTGCCAGCCGCTGCGGCGAATCAGCCACAGGCAGCCGGCCATCAGGCCGATCACCACCATCAGCGAGAGCAGGGTGCGCACGACGCCAGGGCCGTCGGACCAGCCCGGAGTGACGGGCACGGCCTGCGCCTGCGCCAGCAGGAACGTGGTCACGCCAGCGCCTCGCTCGCCGCCTTCTGGCGGAACTCGGTGAGCCGCAGCGACACGCTGTCGTCGATGATCACGACCTCGCCGCGCGCCACCGGCACGTCGTTCACGAGCACGAACAGGTCCTGCCCCGCCGACTGCGCGAGGCGCACGACGCTGCCCCGCTGCAGGCCGAGGCAGGCGCGCAGCGTCATGGAGCCGCGGCCGAGGATGACGTCGACGCGCATCCTGACGTCGCCGAAGCTGGCCAGGGCCGGCGGCAGCGACAGGTCAGTACTGGATGACGAAGTCGGAGAAGAGGACATCGAGCACCTCGTGGTGGATCGCCTTGGCCGTCTGCGCGGCAATGGCCTTCTTGAGGGCGGCCTTGCCTTCCGCCGTGGCGATGTCGGCCGACTTCTGCGTCGACAGCAGGTCGAGCACCACCGAGCGGGCCCGGGCGACCGGGAGCTTCTCCTCCTCGATCTCCTTCAGCGCGGCCTCGTCGGCGTCGATCACCAGCTGCACGTTGGTGCGGAGGAACCGTTGCGCCTCGGTGTCGGCCAGGTTCACGGTGAACACGTCGAGCGGCAGGAGCGCCCCACCCTCCTTCGCCTCTGCCTCGTGACCGCCCTCGCCGTGCTCACCCGCCTTGGCCTTGCCCGGATCGCTGCCCTGGGAGGCGGCAGCCGCCGCAGCCTTCTGCCGGGCGTAGTACCAGTAGCCGCCACCGCCACCCCCTGCCAGGAGGACCACCAGGCCGAGGATGAGGGGGAGCTTGCCCTTCTTCTTGGGGGCGTCGTCGGACTTCGCGGCAGCTTTGCTCATGGACACTCCTGCGTCCGCGCTCAGGCGGTCACCAGGAGAGGGAGCAAGGCTGATGCCGCGCGCCGGCGGCGAGGCTGGCCAGCGGCGCGATTAAAGAAGCGCGGAAAAGTGCCGATTTCGCAGGATTGGCCCGCCGGGCGCGGCCAGGTGGCCGCCGTTCCCCCGGCGGGTGTGACGGTGCGGCGACACCGGGCGAGTCAGAGGAGCATCTCGAATCGGGCGCCGTCGCCGCGGGCCTGATCGCGGTCGCGCCGGGGCTGGCGATGCGGCGCCTCCTCCCCGTCGGGCTGCGACTGCCCGCCGGACTGCCGCTGGTCGTCGGGCGAGACCACCAGGTCGTCGAGGCGCAGGCCGGCCGCTTCCATCTGCTGCCGCAGCGACGACTGGTGCTGGAGAATCCACTCCTGCACCTGCGGGTTGTCGGCCTTGACCACCGCGGTCACCGCACCAGCCTCGACCTTGAGGGCCACGCTGACGTGGCCGAGCGCATCCGGTCGGAGGTGGAGCTTGGCCTCCCCGATGCCGTCCTTCCACTGCACCTTCAGCGACGCCACCACCTGGGCCAGCACCTGTTCGCCGGTCGCCACCGGGAGCGGCGCCGAGGGCGGTGGCGCCGCGCCGACGGGCGTCGTCGCCGACGTCGGCAGCGCCGAGGACAGCATCTGGGCGAAGGCGCCACTGGCGGCCGACTCGGTCGCCCGGCGCGACACGGGACCGCCGCCCTGCGCGAGACGCAGGAGCACCTCGGTGGCCCGCGACGCCGACGGCGACATCGAGGGCGGCGTCGCACTCGCCTCGACCGGCACCAGATGCACCGCGGCCCCTGGTGCGTCCGTCTGCGCGCCAACCGCCCGGCCCAGCGCCTGGGCCAGCCGGTTCGCGGTCGCGCCCGGCGCAACCTGGCCTCCGCCGGGCACGCGGTCGGTTCCCTCTCCCGCGGTCGTGGGGGCCGATCGGTCCCCGCCGCCGCTCGCGACACTCGAGCGGGCACGTATGTCTGCCGCGGGCGCGTGAACCGCGGGCGGGTCCGTGGACGTCGCGTCGGCAGGAGTGGCACCGACCGACGCGCGCTCCGCCTGGACGGGTACTCCCGCCTGGGCAGTATCAGGGCTGCCGCCCAGGGTCGCCTCGCCTGACGGTGTCGCGCTCGTCTCCAGGTCGGCCGAGGCCTGCCCCGTGGCGTTGGGCGTGCGGGCCATGGCGGCTGCCAATGGCCCCGTGGGCATCGCGGTGGGCGGTTCCTGGAGACGGCCGTTCTCGATGACGGGCGCCGAGGACGACGCCACGGGGTTCCCCGCGGGTGCGCCCACGACGAACGCTTCGCCGGCGAGCGGCGCTGCCACGACGAGCTGCGACCCTGGCGCCGCGGGGGGCTCGGCCGGTGACGTCGCGAGACGTTCGTCCAGCGCAAGGATCACCGCGTCCCCGCCGCCATCCTCGGCACCCACGTGTGCGCCGTCGGCTGACGGCGCCACGACCTCGGCCCAGGGGCCCGCCCCGAGCGCGAGCAGGAGCCACGGCGTCTGCGGGTCGCCGGGCGACGCCGTCCGAAGGTCGTTTCCCGGAACGGCCTCGTCCTCGCTCTCGGCGGCCTCGTGGCTCGACGGGCCAGGCGCCCCGGTGGTGGCGCGCGTTTCCGGGGAGGCTATCGACGAGGGCGACCGGTCCGCGGCCTCCTGCGGTTCCTGGTCCTGGACGGCGGCCAGCACGCTGGCAAAGCCCTGCCGGCCCTTGGCCTGGTGCGTTGCCGTGACGCCCCCGCGGGCCACGGCCTGACTGCGCGGCGAGGCCGCGGGGGGGCCGCCGGCGCGTGGTGAGGCAGGCGAGCCCGCCGGTCGGGAGACGGCCGACGGCACGGCGGCAGCGGTGGACGGGGCGAACGGGACGAGGCTCATGGCGGCTCCAGGCGCGTCGCACGGGCGGCCGCGAGGCCGCCCGGCGTGTCAGGTCACTACCGCTTCAGCTGCAGGGTTTCCTGGAGCACTTCGTCCGACGTGGTGATGGTGCGCGAGTTGGCCTGGTAGCCGCGCTGCGCCAGGATCATCTGCGTGAACTCCTGCGCGATGTCGACGTTGGACTGCTCGATCGCACTGCCGATCAGGGTGCCGCGCCCGCCGGTGCCGGCGGTGCCGACATTGGCGATGCCAGCCGACTGGCTTTCGCCGTAGCGGTTGGCGCCCAGCTTCACGAGGCCCTTCGGGTTGTTGAAGTTGGCCAGCGCCAGCTGACCCACCGAGACGGTCTGCCCGGCGCCGAACGTGGCGACGATCTGCCCCTCGGGGTCGATCGAGATGTTGCTGATCTGGCCGGCGGCCGACCCGTTCTGGGTGATCGACGAGGTCTCCGACGCGGAGGCGAAGTTGGTGATCGACGGCTTGTCGGCCGGCGGCGGCGTGATGTCCCAGGTGATGTTGGTGCCCACCGCGCCGTTGGCCCACGTCGCCGGCGCCGTGAAGGTGACGTCGGCGGCCGGCGCCGTCAGCTGGCCGGCGCCGTTGAAGGTCAGGTTGCCGGTCGCCAGCTGGAACACGCCGGTCCCGCCGTTGACTTCCGCCTGCGGCACGGTGGCCGTGTAGGTCCAGGCGCCGGCGCCGGTCTTCTGGAAGTTGACCGTGATCACGTGCGACGAACCGAGCGCGTCGAAGATCTTGATTGGGGTCGTGAAGTTGGGCGCGCCGGTGACATCGGCGTTGGCGTCGAGGTTGATCAGCGTGCGCACGTTGCTGGTGGCCACCGGCTGCCGGAGCACGCCCGGCGGCACGACGATGTCCTTCAGGCCGTTGGTGGTCACCACCTCGCCGGTCACGGGATCGAGATCGGTGTAGCCCTGCACGCGCCAGCCATCCGGAGTCACCAGCTCGCCGTCGGCGTTGAAGGCGAAGTTGCCGGCACGCGTGTAGGCGTTGCCGTTGTCGCCGCGCACGACGAAGAAGCCGCTGCCCTGGATGGCGACGTTGGTCGCCTCGCGGGTGTTCTCGATCGCGCCCTGGCTGAACACCGGGGAGATGGAGCCGGTGAGCACGCCGAGCCCGACCTGCATCGGGTTGATGCTGGTGCCGCCGACGGTCTGGCTCACGAGGTCGGCGAAGCTGACCGCGCTGCTCTTGTAGGCAATCGTGTTGATGTTCGCGAGATTGTTGCCGATCACGCTGAGGTAGGTGCCGTTGGCGTTGAGGCCCGACAACCCGGCGGAAAATGATCCGACTGCCATTTCACTTGCCTCCGTCTTTCGTGGTGCTGGTCCCGGTGGTGCCGGTGCTGCTGGGGGTGGTGGCTCCGCTCGTGCCGGACGTGCCGGACGCGCCCGTGTCGGTCAGCGTCACGCCGAGGGCGGTGCCGATCTGATCGAGCTTGTCGGAGATGATCGTGAGCTTCTCGAGCTGGCTGAACGTGGCCAGCTGCGCGATGAACTCGCCGTTGTCCTGCGGCTTGGTCGGGTCCTGGTTCTGCAGCTGCGTGGTGAGCAGCCGCATGAAGGCGTCCTGTCCGAGGTCGCGGGTGCCGGTCGCGCGCGTGGTCGCCTGCGCGGCGTTGGCGGCAAGGCCCTGTGCGGTGGTGGTGCCGATGGCCGATGTGCTCACTGGAAGTCTCCTGCCCTGCGCGCGGCCTTGATGGTCGCGAGTTCGTCGATGGCCTGCATCTCCAGCCGGGCCACGTCGGCGTCGTACGCCTGCTGCGCGCGATCCTTGAACCGGGCGAGGACCAGGCGTTGCTTGCGCGCCTCCTGCGCTTGGCGGAGCCGCAGGTCCCGGGTCTCGAGCCGGTCGCGGACGTCGAGGCGGGCAGCCTCCACGTCCCGTGTCTTGACGACAATCCAATTTCGATGCCACGTGAGCCGAATCACGTCGGCGCCGCCGCGCTCGGCCTCGTTGGCGGCGGCGTAGGCGTCGCCGAGACGGTTCTCGGCCAGCGCCAGGCCGCGTTCGGCCTCCTGGAGCTGCCGTTCGGCGCGTGCGAGGGCCTGCTGCGCCTGATCCTCGGCGCGCTGGCGCATCTGCAGGACGGGTTCGAGCCTAAAGCGGAAGCGAGCCATGCCGATTGTGTCGAGTAGGAAGGGCCAGCGCCTGCGCAAAGTGTCGGGCCTGCGACAGCCGTGGACGGGGCGCCATGCCTACAGCGCCTCGAGCGACGACACCGACGACTCGTAGTCCACGAGATCCTCGGCGGGCTGCTTCAGGAAGGCATCGATCGCCTCGCGGTGCGCCAGCGCATCGTCGATGCGGGCGCTGGA from Luteitalea sp. TBR-22 includes:
- the fliP gene encoding flagellar type III secretion system pore protein FliP (The bacterial flagellar biogenesis protein FliP forms a type III secretion system (T3SS)-type pore required for flagellar assembly.), with protein sequence MRRVLVTAAATLAVWAALAAPVLAQAAGNTRIDIDGIGAISAPLQVVLLLTLLSFIPAILMTMTAFTRIVIVFHFLRQALGTQEAPSNQILIGLSLFLTVFVMAPVGEQVNQAAVQPLMNDQITVTQALERGTPPLRGFMLKQTRETDLALFVELGKVPRPDTPDALPMRVVIPAFILSEIKTGFQMGFYLFVPFLLIDLVVSTTLLSMGMLQLPPAMISLPFKIMLFVMIDGWNLLVSSLVRSFL
- the fliO gene encoding flagellar biosynthetic protein FliO gives rise to the protein MTTFLLAQAQAVPVTPGWSDGPGVVRTLLSLMVVIGLMAGCLWLIRRSGWQGGRKGARAVQVETAVGLGDRRQLVIVQVEGRRLLLGVTPMHVSLVTELAAGAAFADTLAAQVGQAPSARGQA
- a CDS encoding FliM/FliN family flagellar motor switch protein, with protein sequence MSSSPTSSSSTDLSLPPALASFGDVRMRVDVILGRGSMTLRACLGLQRGSVVRLAQSAGQDLFVLVNDVPVARGEVVIIDDSVSLRLTEFRQKAASEALA
- the fliL gene encoding flagellar basal body-associated protein FliL, which translates into the protein MSKAAAKSDDAPKKKGKLPLILGLVVLLAGGGGGGYWYYARQKAAAAAASQGSDPGKAKAGEHGEGGHEAEAKEGGALLPLDVFTVNLADTEAQRFLRTNVQLVIDADEAALKEIEEEKLPVARARSVVLDLLSTQKSADIATAEGKAALKKAIAAQTAKAIHHEVLDVLFSDFVIQY
- a CDS encoding flagellar hook-length control protein FliK, which encodes MSLVPFAPSTAAAVPSAVSRPAGSPASPRAGGPPAASPRSQAVARGGVTATHQAKGRQGFASVLAAVQDQEPQEAADRSPSSIASPETRATTGAPGPSSHEAAESEDEAVPGNDLRTASPGDPQTPWLLLALGAGPWAEVVAPSADGAHVGAEDGGGDAVILALDERLATSPAEPPAAPGSQLVVAAPLAGEAFVVGAPAGNPVASSSAPVIENGRLQEPPTAMPTGPLAAAMARTPNATGQASADLETSATPSGEATLGGSPDTAQAGVPVQAERASVGATPADATSTDPPAVHAPAADIRARSSVASGGGDRSAPTTAGEGTDRVPGGGQVAPGATANRLAQALGRAVGAQTDAPGAAVHLVPVEASATPPSMSPSASRATEVLLRLAQGGGPVSRRATESAASGAFAQMLSSALPTSATTPVGAAPPPSAPLPVATGEQVLAQVVASLKVQWKDGIGEAKLHLRPDALGHVSVALKVEAGAVTAVVKADNPQVQEWILQHQSSLRQQMEAAGLRLDDLVVSPDDQRQSGGQSQPDGEEAPHRQPRRDRDQARGDGARFEMLL
- a CDS encoding flagellar hook protein FlgE, giving the protein MAVGSFSAGLSGLNANGTYLSVIGNNLANINTIAYKSSAVSFADLVSQTVGGTSINPMQVGLGVLTGSISPVFSQGAIENTREATNVAIQGSGFFVVRGDNGNAYTRAGNFAFNADGELVTPDGWRVQGYTDLDPVTGEVVTTNGLKDIVVPPGVLRQPVATSNVRTLINLDANADVTGAPNFTTPIKIFDALGSSHVITVNFQKTGAGAWTYTATVPQAEVNGGTGVFQLATGNLTFNGAGQLTAPAADVTFTAPATWANGAVGTNITWDITPPPADKPSITNFASASETSSITQNGSAAGQISNISIDPEGQIVATFGAGQTVSVGQLALANFNNPKGLVKLGANRYGESQSAGIANVGTAGTGGRGTLIGSAIEQSNVDIAQEFTQMILAQRGYQANSRTITTSDEVLQETLQLKR
- a CDS encoding flagellar hook capping FlgD N-terminal domain-containing protein → MSTSAIGTTTAQGLAANAAQATTRATGTRDLGQDAFMRLLTTQLQNQDPTKPQDNGEFIAQLATFSQLEKLTIISDKLDQIGTALGVTLTDTGASGTSGTSGATTPSSTGTTGTSTTKDGGK
- a CDS encoding flagellar export protein FliJ; this translates as MARFRFRLEPVLQMRQRAEDQAQQALARAERQLQEAERGLALAENRLGDAYAAANEAERGGADVIRLTWHRNWIVVKTRDVEAARLDVRDRLETRDLRLRQAQEARKQRLVLARFKDRAQQAYDADVARLEMQAIDELATIKAARRAGDFQ